A genomic stretch from Pelodiscus sinensis isolate JC-2024 unplaced genomic scaffold, ASM4963464v1 ctg85, whole genome shotgun sequence includes:
- the LOC112546462 gene encoding riboflavin transporter 2-like has product MALVVHVLACLLGTGSWVAINGVWVELPLLVPWVPEGWDLPAYLTVLIQFANVGPLFVTLMHHFRPGRLSESGAIYVLVSLGALACLLLAFLWQETTVVGGRPHSTALLALLFFLSLVDCTSSVTFLPFMLRFRARYLTTYFVGEGLSGLVPSLVALAQGVGVARCVNGSLARNASGAEGPGLRAEYQPARFSARAFFLFLAAMMGLCLAAFVLLNHLPAARQERAKERARVEAGAGPAVVEERAMIGPTESRRRPGGPFGTGTYSWPQVAYIFLGLAWVNALTNAVLPAVQSYSCLPYGNAAYHLSATLAAMANPLACFLGMFLPNRCLLTLGLLVAAGSAFGCYIMAMAVLSPCPPLLQSPAGGALIVLCWVLFVGTLSYVKLMIGVILRDEGRSALVWCGAVVQLGSMLGALTMFPLVSVHSLFRAGDPCNTRCPG; this is encoded by the exons ATGGCGCTGGTGGTGCACGTCCTCGCCTGCCTGCTGGGCACCGGCTCGTGGGTGGCCATCAACGGCGTGTGGGTGGAGCTGCCCCTCCTCGTGCCCTGGGTCCCGGAGGGCTGGGACCTGCCCGCCTACCTCACGGTGCTGATCCAGTTCGCCAACGTGGGGCCGCTCTTCGTCACCCTCATGCACCACTTCCGGCCCGGGCGGCTGAGCGAATCCGGCGCCATCTACGTCCTCGTCAGCCTGGGGGCCctggcctgcctgctgctggccttCCTCTGGCAGGAGACCACggtggtggggggcaggccccacagcaccgccctcctggccctgctcttCTTCCTCTCGCTGGTGGACTGCACCTCCTCCGTCACCTTCCTGCCCTTCATGCTGCGCTTCCGGGCCCGCTACCTCACCACCTATTTCGTGGGCGAGGGCCTGAGCGGCCTGGTGCCCAGCCTGGTGGCCCTGGCCCAGGGCGTGGGGGTGGCCCGGTGCGTCAACGGCAGCTTGGCCAGGAACGCCTCGGGCGCGGAGGGCCCCGGGCTGCGGGCGGAGTACCAGCCGGCCAGGTTCTCCGCCCGCgccttcttcctcttcctggcCGCCATGATGGGCCTGTGCCTCGCGGCCTTCGTGCTGCTCAACCACCTCCCGGCCGCCCGGCAGGAGCGGGCCAAGGAGCGGGCCCGGGTGGAGGCCGGCGCGGGCCCAGCCGTGGTGGAGGAGCGGGCCATGATCGGCCCCACCGAGAGCCGCCGGCGCCCAGGCGGGCCCTTCGGCACCGGGACGTACTCCTGGCCCCAGGTGGCCTACATCTTCCTGGGCCTGGCCTGGGTCAATGCGCTGACCAACGCGGTGCTGCCCGCCGTGCAGTCCTACTCCTGCCTGCCCTACGGCAACGCGGCCTACCACCTCTCGGCCACGCTGGCCGCCATGGCCAACCCCCTGGCCTGCTTCCTCGGCATGTTCCTTCCCAACAG GTGTTTGCTGACCTTGGGCCTCCTGGTGGCGGCCGGCTCCGCCTTCGGCTGCTACATCATGGCCATGGCggtgctgagcccctgcccgcccctgctgcagagccccGCCGGGGGGGCGCTCATC GTGCTGTGCTGGGTGCTGTTCGTGGGGACGCTCTCCTACGTGAAGCTGATGATCGGCGTGATCCTGCGGGACGAGGGGCGCAGCGCCCTGGTGTGGTGCGGGGCCGTGGTGCAGCTGGGCTCCATGCTGGGGGCCCTCACCATGTTCCCGCTGGTCAGCGTCCACAGCCTCTTCCGCGCCGGAGACCCCTGCAACACCCGCTGCCCCGGCTGA